In Mariluticola halotolerans, one DNA window encodes the following:
- a CDS encoding DUF1328 family protein: protein MLNLLILLIVVALVAGALGFTGIAAGASFIAKIVFTIMVIGIVLMLLMMLLGGAVLF, encoded by the coding sequence ATGCTTAACCTGCTTATATTGTTGATTGTCGTGGCATTGGTTGCCGGTGCGCTGGGGTTTACCGGGATTGCGGCCGGGGCCAGCTTTATTGCCAAGATCGTTTTCACAATCATGGTGATCGGTATTGTATTGATGCTGCTGATGATGCTGCTTGGTGGCGCGGTTCTGTTTTAG